GTTTCAGAAATTGGAAATACTGGCATTAACCAGATAATTTTTACTCCTAACTTCTTTAACTCAGGAATATCTTTGGTAAAAGCATCGAAACTACCCTCTGGTGAATATTGACGAATGTTAGCTTCATAAATCACCGCAGTTTCTAAAACTTCATTCGTAATAGGTGATAATGCTTTCACCTCTTTTTGTGGAGTATCATTTACAGTTTGAGTCGTTTTAGTTTGTTCTTGTTTGCAAGAATACAGCAATATACTAATAGATAGTATACTTAATATTTTCTTCATAATGTATTAGAATTTAGTGTTTGTATTTTCTTCCTAAATTTGGATTATTTATAAGTTGAATAGATTTAGAAATTTGTTTGTCTATATTTTTAATTTTACCAATTTGAATTATAATGCTTCTCTTTTTACCATCTGTAAGTCGTGTAAATCTTTCATTTAAATCATGATCTTGAGCTAATAAAACTTGTAATGCTTCAGGTATTTCACCCAAGGGATTTGGATCTTCTTTGATATGAAAATTTATAGTATCTCCTAACTCTTTGTTTAGCGTCTTAAAATTTTTGGTAGATATAATGATAAAAAAGTTACCATCTCCGTAATGATTTAATCCACAACGAAATTCAAGTGTATCGTTTATAGTACATATGAATCGTGTTTTTCGCTTTTGCTCAAATTGATTAATGATTTGTGCTTCAAGTTTAATGAAATAATATCCTCCTTTTCTCTTTTCTAGTTGACCTATACTGGCAGTAGACTGATATTCTTTTATAATGGTATTTGAATTTAACGTGTTCTCTCTAAAAGTACAACAGAAAAAGGAGAATCAATACTAACTTTTCCTTCGCTAACTGTTACTTTCTGACCAGAA
This genomic stretch from Tenacibaculum jejuense harbors:
- a CDS encoding YdeI/OmpD-associated family protein, which codes for MGEIPEALQVLLAQDHDLNERFTRLTDGKKRSIIIQIGKIKNIDKQISKSIQLINNPNLGRKYKH